The DNA segment tcgacaaaataaatagggtaatgaaaatatatacagttgagcggacgagcacaatgatgaggggaagggagagggggggaggagcagggggaaagggagggaaaagggggctcagctgcggggaggtgaagaagaggggaagctcaatccgggaaggcctctcggaggaggtgagccctccaGCCAGGCAAAACGGCTCCTCACCTCTCccaatcccctcttccccctccaaggCTTCATGCCATCCCTCCCATCGCTAGCAACCGCCGCCCCCCGTCTCTTTTTCCCGACGGCCACCCCCGCACCCCTCCCTCATTTTATGGTATCCGCCaggcccagcgtggctcagtggaaagagcccgggccttgggagtcaggggtcacgggttcgaaacccggctccgccactcgtctgctgggtgacctcgggcttcgcttctctgggcctgtaaaatggggatctgtgagcctcacgtgggacaacccgatgaccccgtatctccccccagtgcttagaataataatgttggtagttgttaagcgcttactatgtgcagagcactgttctaagcgctggggtaaacacaggggaatcaggttgtcccacgtgaggctcacagtcttcatccccattttacagatgagggaaccgaagcacagagaagtgaagtgactctcccaatgtcacacagccgacaagtggcagagctgggattcgaactcatgagccctgactccaaaacccgtgctctttccactgcgccacgctgcttctcagtgctgtgcccagagtaagcgctcaagaaatactacggaatgaacagtgctgtgcccatagtaagcgctcaagaaatactacggaatgaatgaacagtgctctgcccagattaagtgctcaataaatactatggaatgaatgaatgaagagcgctgtgcacatggcaagcgctcaatcctacggaatgaatgaatgcatgaagagcgctgtgcacatagtaagtgctcaataccatggaatgaatgaatgcatgaagagcgctgcgcacatggtaagcgctcaatactgtggaatgaagagcgctgcgcacatagtaagcgctcaagcctacggaatgaatgaatgaatgaagagcgctgtgcacatggtaagtgctcaataccatggaatgaagaatgaagagcgctgcgcacatagtaagcgctcaataccatggaatgaatggagagcgctgcgcagagtaagcgctcaatcctacggaatgaatgaatgaagagtgctgcgcacagagtaagtgctcaataccatggaatgaatgaatgaagagcgctgtgcacatggtaagtgctcaataccatggaatgaatgaatgaagagcgctgcgcacagagtaagcgctcaataccatggaatgaatgaatgaagagcgctgcgcacagagtaagcgctcaataccatggaatgaatgaatgaagagcgctgcgcacagagtaagcgctcaatcctacggaatgaatgaatgaagagtgctgcgcacagagtaggcgctcaataccatggaatgaatgaatgaagagcgctgcgcacagagtaggcgctcaataccatggaatgaatgaatgaagagcgctgcgcacatggtaagcgctcaatactgtggaatgaagagcgctgcgcacatagtaagcgctcaatcctacggaatgaatgaatgaagagcgctgcgcacataataagcgctcaatcctACGGAATGAAGAGCgctgcgcacagagtaagcgctcaatcctacggaatgaatgaatggagagcgctgcgcacataataagcgctccatcctacggaatgaatgaatgaagagcgctgcgcacagagtaggcgctcaataccatggaatgaatgaatgaagagcgcggcgcacagggtaagcgctccatcctacggaatgaatgactgactgaccgaatgaagaGCGCTGcgcgcagagtaagcgcccaatcccacggaatgaatgaatgaagggcgctGTGCAGAGAGTGGGCGCTTCCACAAATCCCAAACCTCACGATGAGGAatcgcggagggggggggggggggaggtccctGCACGCGCGCGGCGCGCGGaggcccggcggggggagggggggggcgttgGGTCGGAGTGCGCCTGCGCAGAGCCCGGCGGCGCGCGGAGGAGCGGGCGGCCTGCCTCCCCCGGGGGTCCCGagcggccccggcctcccccgtcccctccgctccgccgccgcctcggGGACGACCCACCTGCCAGCAGCGGCGCGGACGGCGCCATCTTGTCGCGGCGGCGAGAGGGCGGGCCccggggcgcggcggggggcCTCTGGGCGGCCTCCACGTCCGCcgcccgagggggggggggggtcaggggggAGGCGGGCACTTCCGGCCGGCCGCCCGAGGCGGGGCGGCCTCCCATTGGCCGCGCGGCGCGGCGCGGTGACGCACTTCcggcggccggggccccgggcgctGCTGACGTTGGCGGCGGCGGCCCTCGGGGAGCGCGCGGACGCCTCGGTGCTGCCCCGGCCGATCGGTCGGTCGCCCGCCAGATCGATCCGTCGATCGATCGGCGAAGATGGTGGCCAAGCAGCGGATCCGCATGGCCAACGAGAAGCACAGCAAGAACATCACGCAGCGCGGAAACGTCGCCAAGACctcggtgaggggaggggggaggggcgcgcggggcccgggaaggggggaggggcgcgAGGGGCTGCGGGGACACTaacgcgcccctcccccccccccgtagagAAACGCCCCCGAGGAGAAAGCCTCCGTGGGCCCCTGGCTGCTCGCCCTCTTCATCTTCGTCGTCTGCGGCTCCggtaagaccccccccccccttccacggGGCGCGCGGATGGAGCTCCTGggggtgcacagcactgcgctaagcgctcgggctGCCCTGTGCACGCGTAGGGGTGGGTTGAGGtcccgctgggtgcagagcaccgggctaagcgctggggatgcacAGGGCGCGCGTAGGGGGTCGGTGGAGGTCCcgttgggtgcacagcactgcgctaagcgctcgggatgcaCTGTGCGCGTGTAGGGGTCGATGGAggtcctgctgggtgcagagcactgcgctaagcgctcgggatgccCTGCGCACGCGTAGGGGTGGGTTGAGctgctgctgggtgcagagcaccgggctaagcgctggggatgcacAGGGCGCGCGTAGGGGTCGGTGGAGGCCCGgatgggtgcacagcactgcgctaagcgctggggatgcacGTATAGATGTTGGTCGAggtcctgctgggtgcagagcaccgcgctaagcgctggggatgcacGGGGCGCGCGTGGGTGCGGATTGAgcttctactgggtgcagagcactgcgctaagcgctggggatgcacGGGGCGCGCGTGGGTGCGGATTGAGcttctgctgggtgcagagcactgggctaaacgccgGGGATGCACGTGTAGATGTCGGTCGAggtcctgctgggtgcagagcgctgcgctaagcgccggggatgCACGGGGCGCGCGTAGGCGTCGTttgagcgcctcctgggtgcaccgcactaagcgcttgggaggcatAGGTGTCGCCGGGGCTCCTCCTGGGTGCGCTGCGCCAAGCGCCGGGGACGCGCGGGGCGCGCGTAGGTGTCGGTGGAGGTCCTGTCTGGGTGCgcagcgctgcgctaagcgctcgggatgcaCAGGGTGCAGGTAGGTCTTGATTGAggtcctgctgggtgcagagcaccgcgctaagcgccggggacgCACGGGGCGCGCTGCGCCGAGCGCTGGCCCAGTGCGCGCGTGGGTGTCGGCGGAGCTGcgcctgggtgcggagcactgtgccgagcgccggggacaGTGCCGTCCGTTCGGCCGGCGGTGTCGACCGAGCGCCTACGGGGCGCCCGACGCGCTCATTCGGTGCTACCGAGCGCTTACCtgggagaggcggcgtggctcggcggcccgagcccgggctttggagtcggaggtcgtgaggcacttctccgtgcctcggttcccgcacCCGTGAGCTGGggggtgaagcccgggagccccacgtgggacgaccccattcccccgtgtctgccccggcgccccgaacggcgctcggcacctagtaagcgctcaacgaacagcAACGTCGTCGTTACCGCGGGCAGACCTTCCTTCAGTGGCACCGATGGGGCATCTGCGCAGAACGccggactgagcccttgggagagcccaatcaaTGACGTCGGTCTCTGTtcggcgctcactgtgcgcagggcgctgtaccgaagcgctgggggagagacggggtcggcgggtggtcccacgtgaggctcacggttagtccccgttttccagatgaggggactgaggcccgctgccgggtggcagagccgggagccgaacccgcgacctcggacccccgggccccgctaCGGACACGGGAGCGGCAGGCCGGCGCGGCACGTCCTAGggggaagggcccgggagtcgcgtcgcgggttctaatcccagccggccgagtcgcttcacccctgcgggcctcggtcccctcacctggaaagtgggggATCGACCGAGCGCCGGaccgagcccggccccggggggagacgaccccccccccccccccgccctacgagggggagacggacggcccaGATAAAATCAGCGGTCGGTCGATTCGTTCCcgcggtcgtgtttattgagcgcccactaggtgcggagcaccggaccgagcgctcggaacggacagcgcggcaacggatagggacggtccccgcccgacgCCGGGCtggcggtccgatcgggggggggggagacggacggggacAGGAGCGAtagatagagtggaggggatgcaCAGCTcatgataatggtggtgtttgttaagcgctcactaggtgcagggcgctgtgctgagcgctcggaacggacagatcggcaacagatagagacggtcccccgcccttcgacgggctcacggtctgatccgggggagacggacggaccggAACGATgcacgtctcgtaaaaacgatggcgaataagtagaatcggggtgatgggcATCTCGTTAACGAAgtaaatagggtgaggaagatgTAGACAGTTGAGTGAAAATATATCCAGATAAATGCAGAATCACAGATGCAGACGCATCATTAATACGAATACATAGGGTGATAAGTAATATGTAGAAATATGCCGTCTATCCACCCgttggatctaataataataataataataataatagtgtgtgttgttttgctgtctgtctccccccc comes from the Ornithorhynchus anatinus isolate Pmale09 chromosome 1, mOrnAna1.pri.v4, whole genome shotgun sequence genome and includes:
- the SERP1 gene encoding stress-associated endoplasmic reticulum protein 1; the protein is MVAKQRIRMANEKHSKNITQRGNVAKTSRNAPEEKASVGPWLLALFIFVVCGSAIFQIIQSIRMGM